In a single window of the Campylobacter iguaniorum genome:
- a CDS encoding HyaD/HybD family hydrogenase maturation endopeptidase has protein sequence MRVLLLGIGNVMFADEGVGVHFTKMIEKNFKFKSKEHTLDFVDGGTLANVLSPIIASYDYAIIVDCIDADGSNIGEVYFFDFDDMPRSINWSGSAHEIEMLQTLEMMDLVGDRPQTKILGIIPKRITPMSFELSSEVKNGTTVMQKTLLKHLGELGFEYEKIDDTDIQSIANEWKKEQF, from the coding sequence ATGCGTGTTTTACTGCTTGGAATAGGTAATGTAATGTTCGCCGACGAAGGGGTCGGCGTTCATTTTACTAAAATGATTGAAAAAAACTTCAAATTTAAATCAAAAGAACATACTTTAGATTTTGTCGATGGCGGGACTTTGGCAAATGTCTTAAGCCCGATAATAGCTAGCTATGATTATGCTATCATTGTAGATTGTATAGACGCTGATGGCTCAAATATCGGTGAAGTGTATTTTTTTGATTTTGATGATATGCCACGTAGCATTAACTGGTCTGGCTCAGCTCACGAAATAGAGATGCTTCAAACGCTTGAAATGATGGATTTAGTGGGTGATAGGCCACAAACCAAAATACTAGGAATAATCCCTAAAAGAATAACTCCTATGAGTTTTGAGCTGAGTAGTGAGGTCAAAAACGGCACTACTGTAATGCAAAAAACTTTGCTAAAACATCTTGGCGAACTTGGTTTTGAATATGAAAAAATTGACGATACAGACATTCAGAGCATTGCGAATGAGTGGAAAAAGGAGCAATTTTGA
- the cybH gene encoding Ni/Fe-hydrogenase, b-type cytochrome subunit: MKEDNKRIAEYEFSIGLRLTHWIRAISIAILIVSGFYLAYVFVSPVITSEPVNFMNAKWRAVHQIVGFVLIGCFIFKFYLFLFDKKSKIERVSVKDSINPKIWIDQVKYYLFLGKHPHLSGVYNPLQFVSYLFFYIVLFVICLTGLILYVHVYHEGLGGLLYDPMRVVEVWMGGLANVRLIHHIAMWIIMIFVVAHVYMAIFNAIKGKDGAMDAIISGYKFPKEH, encoded by the coding sequence ATGAAAGAAGATAACAAACGTATCGCCGAGTATGAATTTTCAATCGGACTTAGATTAACTCACTGGATAAGAGCTATTAGTATCGCTATTTTGATAGTGAGTGGCTTTTACTTGGCTTATGTTTTTGTAAGCCCAGTGATTACTAGTGAGCCTGTAAATTTTATGAATGCTAAATGGCGTGCAGTTCACCAAATAGTAGGTTTTGTGCTTATTGGATGTTTTATTTTCAAATTTTATCTTTTTTTGTTTGATAAGAAAAGTAAGATAGAAAGAGTCAGTGTAAAAGACTCAATAAATCCAAAAATTTGGATAGATCAAGTAAAATACTATCTATTTTTAGGTAAACATCCACATTTAAGCGGAGTTTATAATCCTTTGCAATTTGTGTCATATTTGTTTTTCTACATAGTTTTATTTGTGATTTGTCTAACTGGACTTATTTTATACGTTCATGTTTATCACGAAGGACTTGGTGGATTACTTTATGATCCGATGAGAGTAGTAGAAGTATGGATGGGCGGGCTTGCAAATGTTCGTTTAATCCATCATATAGCTATGTGGATTATAATGATATTTGTTGTAGCACACGTTTATATGGCTATATTCAATGCTATTAAAGGTAAAGATGGGGCAATGGATGCCATTATAAGTGGTTATAAATTCCCAAAAGAGCATTAA
- a CDS encoding nickel-dependent hydrogenase large subunit, which translates to MSEQRIVVDPITRIEGHLRIEVVVDENNMVKEAYSGSTLWRGIETVVKGRDPRDAGFMTQRICGVCTFSHYRAGIEAVENALGIVPPLNAKLTRTLMNAALFLHDHPVHFYQLHGLDFVDVVSALSADPKKASEEAFKWAEYPYACGADQLKLVQDKVKKFVEKGNLGPFANAYWGHSTYKLTPEQNLIALSHYLECLKLQRTVAQAMAIFGAKQPHPQSLTVGGVTCIMDLQDPARLGEYMVKFGEMADFINRAYYPDLVMAGKAYANEPSVLNDVGTPNLMTYTDFQVGANDYLFEGGYILNGDVSKVYEVDENKITEEATRSWYKNPAPLHPYDGETDPNYTGFKDAKTMNAKGEMEESKVFDITGKYSWIKAPRYDGLTMQVGPIANIVVNYAKGNKKVVAVVDQFLKDTGLPLSAVFSTLGRTACRMIEAKIVADNALTALNNLIANLKIDQSTCAKYVIDNNKEYKGRFIGNVPRGMLSHWCRIKNGVIENWQAVVPSTWNASPKDAKGQMASYEACLVGMKIADLKQPLEIIRKIHSYDPCIACAVHVMDTKGNELSKYKVNPNLI; encoded by the coding sequence ATGAGCGAACAAAGAATAGTAGTAGATCCTATAACAAGAATCGAAGGTCACCTTAGAATCGAAGTTGTAGTTGATGAAAATAATATGGTTAAAGAAGCTTATAGTGGCTCAACTCTTTGGAGAGGTATCGAAACAGTAGTAAAAGGAAGAGATCCTAGAGATGCTGGTTTTATGACTCAAAGAATTTGTGGTGTTTGTACATTTTCACACTATAGAGCAGGTATCGAAGCAGTTGAAAATGCTCTTGGTATAGTTCCACCACTAAATGCAAAACTTACTAGAACACTTATGAATGCAGCACTATTTTTACACGATCACCCAGTGCATTTTTATCAACTTCATGGGCTTGATTTTGTTGATGTGGTTAGTGCTCTTAGCGCAGACCCTAAAAAAGCTAGCGAAGAGGCATTTAAATGGGCTGAATATCCATACGCTTGTGGTGCAGACCAACTAAAACTAGTTCAAGATAAAGTTAAAAAATTCGTTGAAAAAGGAAATCTTGGACCATTTGCAAATGCATATTGGGGTCACTCAACTTATAAACTAACTCCAGAGCAAAACCTTATAGCTCTTAGCCACTATTTAGAGTGCTTAAAACTTCAAAGAACAGTAGCTCAAGCTATGGCTATATTTGGTGCTAAACAACCTCACCCACAAAGCCTTACAGTTGGTGGTGTAACTTGTATCATGGATTTACAAGATCCAGCTAGACTTGGCGAATATATGGTTAAATTTGGGGAAATGGCTGATTTCATCAACCGTGCATATTATCCAGATTTAGTAATGGCTGGCAAAGCTTATGCTAATGAACCAAGCGTTTTAAATGACGTTGGCACACCAAATTTAATGACTTATACTGACTTCCAAGTTGGTGCAAATGATTATTTATTTGAGGGTGGCTATATCTTAAATGGCGATGTAAGCAAGGTTTATGAAGTAGATGAAAATAAAATAACTGAAGAAGCTACAAGATCATGGTATAAAAATCCAGCTCCACTTCATCCATACGATGGCGAAACTGATCCAAACTATACAGGATTTAAAGATGCTAAAACTATGAATGCAAAAGGCGAGATGGAAGAGAGCAAGGTGTTTGACATCACTGGTAAATACAGCTGGATAAAAGCTCCAAGATATGATGGTTTAACAATGCAAGTAGGACCAATCGCAAATATCGTTGTAAACTATGCAAAAGGCAACAAAAAAGTTGTCGCAGTAGTAGATCAATTCTTAAAAGATACAGGTCTTCCACTATCTGCAGTATTCTCAACACTTGGTAGAACAGCTTGTCGTATGATCGAAGCTAAAATAGTTGCTGATAATGCCTTAACAGCACTTAACAACCTAATAGCAAATTTAAAAATCGACCAAAGCACTTGCGCAAAATATGTTATAGATAATAACAAAGAGTACAAAGGTAGATTTATAGGTAATGTTCCAAGAGGTATGCTAAGCCACTGGTGCAGAATCAAAAATGGTGTTATCGAAAACTGGCAAGCAGTAGTTCCATCTACTTGGAATGCAAGCCCAAAAGATGCAAAAGGTCAAATGGCTAGCTATGAAGCGTGCCTTGTTGGTATGAAGATAGCTGATCTTAAACAACCTCTTGAAATCATTCGCAAAATCCACTCTTATGATCCTTGTATAGCTTGCGCGGTTCATGTTATGGATACTAAGGGAAATGAGCTTAGCAAGTATAAAGTAAATCCGAATTTGATTTAA
- a CDS encoding hydrogenase small subunit: MVDHKLLNTIQDRLDALSKMPKIKENSSIMAVLKENGFTRRDFMKWAGMMTAAMALPASFAPTVAKAAELADRLPVIWLHMAECTGCSESLLRTDAPTIDSLIFDYISLEYHETVMAAAGWQAEENLEGAIEKYKGKYVLMVEGGIPDGDSAFYLTVGPKGTTGRDHAIHASNNALAIFAIGTCSSFGGIQAARPNPTNSQPLYKITNKPVINVPGCPPSEKNIVGNVLNFLLFGSLPALDVYNRPKWAYGIRIHDLCERRGRFDAGEFVQEFGDEGAKQGYCLYKVGCKGPYTFNNCSRERFNQHTSWPVQAGHGCIGCSEPDFWDTMGPFEKPLGDRLFDTVFDGIGADAITDKIGIGVLAITGVAVAAHALVSTVAKDKE, from the coding sequence AAATCAAAGAAAATAGCTCTATTATGGCTGTTTTAAAAGAAAATGGCTTTACTCGTAGAGATTTCATGAAATGGGCTGGAATGATGACTGCTGCAATGGCACTTCCTGCAAGTTTTGCTCCTACAGTTGCAAAAGCAGCCGAGCTTGCTGATAGACTTCCTGTAATTTGGCTACATATGGCTGAATGTACTGGTTGTAGCGAAAGCTTACTAAGAACTGACGCTCCTACAATCGATAGTTTGATATTTGATTATATCAGCCTTGAATACCACGAAACAGTCATGGCTGCTGCTGGTTGGCAAGCTGAAGAAAACCTAGAAGGTGCTATAGAAAAATATAAAGGCAAATATGTCTTAATGGTAGAAGGTGGTATTCCTGATGGTGATAGCGCATTTTATCTAACTGTTGGACCAAAAGGTACAACTGGTAGAGACCACGCGATCCATGCAAGTAACAATGCTTTAGCAATATTTGCTATAGGAACTTGTTCAAGCTTTGGTGGTATTCAAGCCGCTCGCCCAAACCCAACAAATTCTCAACCGCTTTATAAAATCACAAATAAACCTGTTATAAACGTACCGGGCTGTCCTCCAAGCGAGAAAAATATCGTAGGAAATGTATTAAATTTCTTATTATTTGGCTCACTTCCAGCGCTTGATGTTTATAACCGTCCAAAATGGGCTTATGGTATCAGGATTCACGATCTTTGCGAAAGACGTGGTCGTTTTGATGCTGGTGAGTTCGTTCAAGAATTTGGCGATGAGGGTGCAAAACAAGGTTATTGTCTATACAAAGTCGGCTGTAAAGGACCATATACATTTAACAACTGCTCACGTGAGAGATTTAACCAACACACTAGCTGGCCAGTTCAAGCAGGTCACGGCTGTATAGGTTGCTCTGAGCCTGATTTTTGGGATACAATGGGACCATTTGAAAAACCACTTGGAGATAGATTATTTGATACAGTATTTGACGGCATAGGAGCTGATGCTATTACTGATAAGATAGGTATCGGCGTTCTAGCAATCACTGGAGTTGCAGTAGCAGCCCACGCATTAGTTTCAACAGTTGCAAAAGACAAGGAGTAA